From Pseudomonadota bacterium, the proteins below share one genomic window:
- a CDS encoding ATP-dependent Clp protease proteolytic subunit has product MRADDDEDDDKETPAAKEKEEAGLVPSPIQNILFKARTVLLFGEISWKVAQSTVAQLLALSEEGKGDIRLFINSQGGHVESGDSIHDMIRFIGPKVKVIGTGWVASAGVHIFLAAKKENRFCLPNTRFMIHQPLGGAGGKASDIEIEAREILKMRERINRVIALETGQPIERVAKDTDRNFWMSAEEAKAYGVVTHIVDSVKDVK; this is encoded by the coding sequence TTGCGCGCTGATGATGACGAAGACGACGACAAGGAAACTCCGGCTGCAAAGGAAAAGGAAGAGGCTGGACTGGTCCCTTCTCCCATCCAGAATATCCTGTTCAAAGCCCGGACTGTCCTGCTGTTCGGCGAAATCTCCTGGAAGGTGGCCCAGTCCACCGTGGCCCAGCTTCTGGCCCTGTCCGAGGAAGGCAAGGGCGACATCCGCCTGTTCATCAATTCCCAGGGCGGTCATGTGGAGTCGGGCGATTCGATCCACGACATGATCCGCTTTATCGGGCCAAAGGTGAAGGTGATCGGCACCGGCTGGGTGGCCAGCGCGGGCGTCCACATCTTCCTGGCGGCGAAAAAGGAAAACCGGTTCTGCCTGCCCAACACGCGGTTCATGATCCACCAGCCTCTGGGCGGTGCGGGCGGCAAGGCGTCCGATATCGAGATTGAGGCCCGGGAAATCCTGAAAATGCGCGAGCGGATCAATCGCGTCATCGCCCTCGAGACCGGCCAGCCCATTGAGCGTGTGGCCAAGGACACCGACCGGAATTTCTGGATGTCGGCGGAAGAAGCCAAAGCCTATGGCGTCGTCACCCACATCGTGGATTCAGTCAAAGACGTAAAATAA